In a single window of the Actinomycetota bacterium genome:
- a CDS encoding SDR family oxidoreductase: protein MPDDRRTVPPDGPQLGATSGLLAGKVALVSGVGPGLGRDLSLALARAGADVVLAARSADTLESVATEVRELGRDALVVPTDITDPAQCGRLVDACIEHFGRLEVLVSSAFVQPPFETIEHASEATFRSAFDVNFFGHVWLAQAAVAPLRAAAPSAIVFINTMSTRRTRANFGVYTASKMALLGLAKVLAVELGPDRIRVNSVHPGYIWGDSVRTYLQAQADARETSFEDVYQEVAAQTALHHLPGSDEIAQAVVFLASEKMSSSITGESIDVNAGQWIR, encoded by the coding sequence ATGCCCGACGACCGAAGGACCGTGCCGCCGGACGGTCCCCAGCTCGGGGCGACGAGCGGGCTGCTGGCGGGCAAGGTGGCGCTCGTGTCCGGAGTCGGCCCCGGGCTCGGCCGTGACCTGTCGCTCGCCCTCGCCCGTGCCGGCGCCGACGTGGTGCTCGCCGCCCGCTCGGCAGACACGCTGGAGAGCGTCGCGACAGAGGTGCGTGAGCTCGGCAGGGACGCGCTGGTGGTGCCGACCGACATCACCGACCCCGCCCAGTGCGGGCGCCTCGTCGACGCGTGCATCGAGCACTTCGGGCGGCTGGAGGTGCTGGTCAGCAGCGCTTTCGTGCAACCTCCGTTCGAGACGATCGAGCATGCGAGCGAGGCCACGTTCCGCTCCGCGTTCGACGTCAACTTCTTCGGCCACGTGTGGCTCGCGCAGGCCGCCGTCGCTCCGCTCCGCGCGGCGGCACCGTCGGCGATCGTGTTCATCAACACGATGTCGACACGGCGCACCCGGGCGAACTTCGGCGTCTACACCGCGTCGAAGATGGCGCTGCTCGGCCTGGCGAAGGTGCTCGCGGTGGAGCTCGGGCCCGACCGCATCCGGGTCAACTCCGTGCACCCCGGCTACATCTGGGGAGACTCGGTGCGCACGTACCTGCAGGCCCAAGCAGATGCTCGAGAGACGAGCTTCGAAGACGTGTACCAGGAGGTCGCCGCGCAGACCGCCCTGCACCACCTGCCCGGCTCCGACGAGATCGCCCAGGCGGTGGTGTTCCTGGCCAGCGAGAAGATGTCGAGCTCGATCACCGGCGAGTCGATCGACGTGAACGCCGGCCAGTGGATCCGCTGA
- a CDS encoding ATP-binding protein: MAELFLGGAVDAASHERTGTDIRLPAGDFTTHGVIVGMTGSGKTGLGIVLIEECLTAGIPALLIDPKGDLTNLCLTFPGLSAAEFRPWINEGDAAKDGITPDEHAAKQAELWRTGLAGWGFGPEQITALRERVDFTIYTPGSTAGVPVNIVGSLQAPADTNDLETTRDEIEGYVAGLLGLVGIASDPLSSREHILLANLIETSWAAGRSLDLATLVGQVQSPPLRKLGVFELDTFFPPDDRMALAMRLNGLLASPSFAAWAQGPALDIDALLHDPAGRPRCAILTTAHLSDEERQFVTALVLAKVVTWMRRQSGTTDLRALVYMDEVAGYVPPTANPPTKKPIMTLMKQARAFGVGTVLATQNPVDVDYKALSNAGTWMIGRLQTERDKARLLDGMSAAAGGVDVQAVGDTISGLAKREFVLRRAGKDSPEVFTTRWAMSYLRGPLTRDQIATLTPAGADAPGSAISQDTRLSPDIALPRESPAAGGSAIPQDTRLSPDIALPDLGDDETTVMPEVAGGVAVRWADPAAPWLGTVGGDPASTRHGAALVARVALRYDETKADLVHDEEYECVLYPVGAHVDVTTVQAVDYDERDLRTEAPAGCKYVIGDAPIASATFVKQVQRDLVDHLARSRSLELQVNEPLKLYSRPGETPEAFAQRCRDAADAKADEAVAALRDKYEAKVERLRDQIAAAEDKVELLAEQQEGRRNEELLSTAGSILGGLLGGRSRKGMLGSVLSKSGSMAGRRSRTSQSGTRLDSAKDKLTDLLDDVDELEVELAEEVGEIEATWVTAAGQSTTLPVSLERTDVKVTQIVLAWLPVP; this comes from the coding sequence GTGGCAGAGCTCTTCCTCGGGGGCGCCGTCGACGCGGCATCCCACGAACGCACCGGCACCGACATCCGCCTTCCCGCGGGCGACTTCACCACCCATGGGGTGATCGTCGGCATGACCGGATCCGGCAAGACGGGCCTGGGCATCGTGCTGATCGAGGAGTGCCTCACGGCAGGCATCCCCGCCCTGTTGATCGACCCGAAGGGCGACCTGACCAACCTGTGCCTGACCTTTCCCGGCCTGTCCGCGGCGGAGTTCCGGCCGTGGATCAACGAAGGCGACGCGGCGAAGGACGGCATCACGCCCGACGAGCACGCCGCCAAGCAGGCCGAGCTGTGGCGCACCGGCCTGGCGGGGTGGGGCTTCGGCCCCGAGCAGATCACCGCCCTGCGTGAGCGCGTCGACTTCACCATCTACACGCCGGGATCCACCGCCGGGGTGCCGGTGAACATCGTCGGTTCGCTACAAGCGCCCGCCGACACGAACGACCTCGAGACCACCCGCGACGAGATCGAGGGCTACGTCGCCGGTCTGCTCGGCCTGGTCGGCATCGCCAGCGACCCGCTGTCTTCGCGCGAGCACATCTTGCTCGCGAACCTGATCGAGACGTCGTGGGCGGCGGGTCGCTCGCTCGACCTCGCCACGCTCGTCGGCCAGGTGCAGTCTCCGCCGTTGCGCAAGCTCGGCGTGTTCGAGCTCGACACCTTCTTCCCGCCCGACGATCGCATGGCGCTCGCGATGCGCCTGAACGGGCTGCTCGCCTCGCCCAGCTTCGCCGCGTGGGCGCAGGGCCCGGCGCTCGACATCGATGCGCTGCTGCACGACCCTGCCGGCCGACCGCGCTGTGCGATCCTCACCACGGCGCACCTGTCCGACGAGGAGCGCCAGTTCGTGACCGCGCTCGTGCTGGCCAAGGTCGTCACGTGGATGCGGCGCCAGAGCGGCACGACCGACCTGCGCGCGCTGGTCTACATGGACGAGGTGGCCGGCTACGTGCCCCCCACCGCCAACCCGCCCACCAAGAAGCCGATCATGACGTTGATGAAGCAGGCGCGGGCGTTCGGCGTGGGCACGGTGCTCGCCACGCAGAACCCCGTCGACGTCGACTACAAGGCGCTCTCCAACGCCGGGACGTGGATGATCGGCAGGCTCCAGACCGAGCGCGATAAGGCCCGCCTGCTGGACGGGATGAGCGCCGCGGCGGGCGGGGTCGACGTGCAGGCCGTCGGCGACACCATCTCCGGGCTCGCGAAGCGTGAGTTCGTGCTGCGCCGCGCGGGCAAGGACTCCCCCGAGGTGTTCACCACCCGCTGGGCGATGAGCTACCTCCGCGGCCCGCTCACCCGCGACCAGATCGCGACCCTGACCCCAGCCGGCGCCGACGCTCCCGGAAGTGCGATATCTCAGGACACCCGTCTGTCACCAGATATCGCACTTCCCCGCGAATCGCCGGCGGCCGGCGGAAGTGCGATACCTCAAGACACCCGTCTGTCACCAGATATCGCACTTCCGGATTTGGGCGATGACGAGACGACGGTGATGCCCGAGGTCGCCGGGGGTGTGGCGGTGCGCTGGGCCGACCCCGCGGCGCCGTGGCTCGGCACCGTCGGCGGCGATCCGGCCAGCACCCGCCATGGGGCCGCGCTCGTCGCGCGGGTCGCGCTGCGCTACGACGAGACCAAGGCCGACCTCGTCCACGACGAGGAGTACGAGTGCGTGCTGTACCCCGTCGGCGCACACGTCGACGTCACGACGGTGCAGGCCGTCGACTACGACGAGCGCGACCTGCGGACGGAGGCTCCGGCGGGCTGCAAGTACGTCATCGGCGACGCACCGATCGCGTCGGCGACGTTCGTCAAGCAGGTGCAGCGTGACCTCGTCGACCACCTCGCGCGCTCGCGGTCGTTGGAGCTACAGGTCAACGAGCCGCTGAAGCTGTACTCGCGCCCGGGCGAGACACCGGAGGCGTTCGCGCAGCGGTGTCGCGATGCCGCCGATGCGAAGGCCGACGAGGCCGTCGCCGCGCTGCGGGACAAGTACGAGGCCAAGGTCGAGCGCCTGCGCGACCAGATCGCCGCCGCCGAGGACAAGGTCGAGCTGCTGGCCGAGCAGCAGGAGGGCCGGCGCAACGAGGAGCTGCTGTCCACCGCGGGCTCGATCCTCGGCGGACTGCTCGGCGGCAGGAGCCGCAAGGGCATGCTCGGCTCGGTGCTCTCCAAGTCGGGGTCGATGGCCGGTCGCCGGAGCCGGACGAGCCAGAGCGGCACGAGGTTGGACAGCGCGAAGGACAAGCTCACCGACCTGCTCGACGACGTCGACGAGCTGGAGGTGGAGCTGGCCGAGGAGGTGGGCGAGATCGAAGCCACCTGGGTGACGGCGGCCGGCCAGTCGACGACGCTGCCGGTCAGCCTCGAGCGCACCGACGTGAAGGTGACCCAGATCGTGCTCGCCTGGCTGCCCGTGCCGTGA
- a CDS encoding endonuclease/exonuclease/phosphatase family protein: MSEKTESRTPSSAARLAESAAWVALGAMGLLLLTQVTGWGGSWGPVYALQALTPALLAPALPIAVAAALTRRWWIAGTAAVVVAALVWLAAPLLFPGGDPDVPDAAPRLTVLQANVLRVNPRMQDAAEAVMAEAARADVDVLALNELTPAMASALDDAGAAQDYPYRAERVRPGGDGIALWSRMPISRGEVFRTGPRWGAVIELDVASAAGGTEPIRVVTAHPTHPLQEDGGAWRRALDAAADTALADGPPALLAGDLNASWWHPAFRDLLDRGFTDAHQRLGQGWSRSWPADGWLPAFVRLDHALTTDGVTAVQVRDFDIPGSDHTGLVVTVAVTGS, from the coding sequence GTGAGCGAGAAGACCGAGTCCCGCACGCCGAGTTCGGCCGCGCGCCTCGCCGAGTCCGCGGCGTGGGTCGCGCTCGGCGCGATGGGCCTGCTGCTGCTCACCCAGGTGACCGGTTGGGGCGGATCGTGGGGTCCCGTCTACGCGCTCCAGGCGCTGACTCCCGCGCTGCTCGCCCCCGCGTTGCCGATCGCCGTCGCCGCCGCGCTCACCAGGCGCTGGTGGATCGCTGGCACCGCGGCCGTGGTCGTTGCCGCCCTCGTCTGGCTCGCCGCCCCGCTGCTGTTCCCCGGAGGCGATCCCGACGTGCCAGACGCCGCGCCGCGGCTGACGGTGCTGCAGGCCAACGTGTTGCGCGTCAACCCGCGCATGCAGGACGCGGCCGAGGCGGTCATGGCCGAGGCCGCCCGCGCGGACGTCGACGTGTTGGCGCTGAACGAGCTGACCCCGGCGATGGCGTCGGCGTTGGACGACGCCGGAGCCGCGCAGGACTACCCCTACCGGGCCGAGCGCGTCCGCCCCGGCGGCGACGGCATCGCGCTGTGGAGCCGGATGCCGATCTCGCGCGGCGAGGTGTTCCGCACCGGGCCGCGGTGGGGCGCGGTGATCGAGCTCGACGTCGCCTCGGCCGCAGGCGGCACCGAGCCGATCCGCGTGGTGACCGCCCATCCGACGCATCCGCTGCAGGAAGACGGCGGCGCCTGGCGGCGGGCTCTCGACGCGGCGGCCGACACCGCCCTCGCCGACGGGCCACCGGCACTGTTGGCCGGCGACCTCAACGCGAGCTGGTGGCACCCGGCGTTTCGCGACCTGCTCGACAGGGGGTTCACCGACGCGCACCAGCGCCTCGGCCAAGGCTGGTCCCGCTCGTGGCCGGCCGACGGCTGGCTTCCGGCGTTCGTGCGGCTCGACCACGCGCTCACCACCGACGGTGTCACCGCGGTTCAGGTGCGGGACTTCGACATTCCCGGCAGCGACCACACCGGCCTCGTCGTGACCGTCGCCGTGACCGGGTCGTGA
- the rdgB gene encoding RdgB/HAM1 family non-canonical purine NTP pyrophosphatase, with translation MSELAVLVCASANPDKVAEIAALLDGLVNLAPRPADVPDVVEDADTLEGNARLKAAAICAATGLPSVGDDTGLFVDALDGAPGVRSARFAGDNASYADNRRRLLTELDRAAAGGDPRRSAGFVTAVVVCWPDGGELVVQGRCPGEIAVAERGSRGFGYDSLFVPAEGDGRTFAEMSEAEKHALSHRGVAFRALLEAFRNQG, from the coding sequence ATGAGCGAGCTGGCGGTGCTCGTGTGCGCGTCGGCCAACCCCGACAAGGTGGCCGAGATCGCGGCGTTGCTCGACGGCCTGGTGAACCTGGCGCCGCGCCCAGCCGACGTGCCCGACGTGGTCGAGGACGCCGACACCTTGGAAGGCAACGCCCGGCTGAAGGCGGCGGCGATATGCGCGGCCACCGGTCTGCCGAGCGTGGGCGACGACACCGGGCTCTTCGTCGACGCGCTCGACGGGGCGCCGGGTGTGCGCTCGGCTCGCTTCGCCGGAGACAACGCCAGCTACGCGGACAACCGCCGCCGGCTGTTGACCGAGCTCGACCGCGCCGCGGCGGGCGGTGACCCGCGCCGCAGCGCGGGGTTCGTGACCGCCGTCGTCGTCTGCTGGCCCGACGGCGGCGAGCTCGTCGTGCAGGGACGCTGCCCGGGTGAGATCGCCGTCGCCGAGCGCGGCAGCCGCGGCTTCGGGTACGACTCGCTGTTCGTGCCCGCCGAGGGCGACGGGCGCACCTTCGCCGAGATGAGCGAGGCCGAAAAGCACGCCCTCAGCCACCGCGGGGTCGCGTTCAGGGCGCTGCTGGAGGCGTTCAGGAATCAGGGCTGA
- the rph gene encoding ribonuclease PH: MTRADGRTPGDLRPITFERDFTEMAAGSVLVSFGKTRVLCTASVDEDVPRWLRGTGKGWVTAEYSMLPGSSPERVDREAAKGKQSGRTVEVQRLIGRSLRAACDMVALGERQVIVDCDVLQADGGTRTASICGGFLALSDALARLQQTGAIRRNPLHSYCAAISVGIVAGTPMLDLPYVEDSAAEVDMNVVMLQPTDGGEARFVEVQGTAEGLAFTRGELDELLELAAQGLGEIFSLQAEMVAEAPPRR, from the coding sequence ATGACGAGAGCCGACGGAAGAACGCCGGGTGATCTGCGCCCGATCACGTTCGAGCGTGACTTCACCGAGATGGCCGCCGGCAGTGTGCTGGTGTCTTTCGGCAAGACGCGCGTGCTGTGCACCGCGTCGGTCGACGAGGACGTGCCCCGCTGGCTGCGCGGCACCGGCAAGGGGTGGGTGACCGCCGAGTACTCGATGCTGCCCGGGTCTTCGCCCGAGCGCGTCGACCGCGAGGCGGCCAAGGGCAAGCAGAGCGGACGCACCGTCGAGGTGCAGCGCCTGATCGGACGCAGCCTGCGCGCGGCATGCGACATGGTGGCGCTCGGCGAGCGCCAGGTGATCGTCGACTGCGACGTGTTGCAGGCAGACGGCGGCACGCGCACGGCGAGCATCTGCGGAGGGTTCCTGGCGCTCAGCGACGCGCTCGCGCGCCTGCAGCAGACAGGTGCCATCCGCCGCAACCCGCTGCACTCCTACTGCGCGGCGATCAGCGTCGGCATCGTCGCGGGCACGCCGATGCTCGACCTGCCGTACGTCGAGGATTCCGCCGCCGAGGTCGACATGAACGTGGTCATGCTGCAGCCCACCGACGGCGGCGAGGCACGGTTCGTCGAGGTGCAGGGCACCGCCGAGGGCCTCGCGTTCACCCGCGGCGAGCTGGACGAGCTGCTCGAGCTCGCCGCGCAAGGCCTCGGTGAGATCTTCTCGCTGCAGGCCGAGATGGTCGCCGAAGCACCGCCGCGCCGATGA